The Peribacillus sp. FSL P2-0133 genome has a segment encoding these proteins:
- a CDS encoding TetR/AcrR family transcriptional regulator, translating to MKSNRPKYNQIIEAAVIVIAQNGYYQAQVSKIAKQAGVADGTIYLYFKNKEDILISLFHEKMGSFVEQIEEEIKGKTAASDKLHVLIQKHFKNLSEDVNLAIVTQLELRQSNKELRLRINDVLRGYLNLIDQIIIEGKENGEFLPDLNNLLARQMIFGTIDETVTTWVMNEQKYSLPDLAPDVHRLLIGGCGLKS from the coding sequence GTGAAAAGCAACAGACCAAAGTATAATCAAATTATTGAAGCGGCCGTTATCGTCATTGCCCAAAACGGTTACTATCAAGCCCAAGTATCCAAAATCGCCAAGCAGGCAGGCGTAGCGGATGGCACCATATATCTATATTTTAAAAATAAAGAAGATATCTTAATATCATTATTCCATGAAAAGATGGGCTCTTTTGTGGAACAGATCGAAGAAGAAATAAAAGGAAAGACCGCTGCTTCGGATAAACTGCATGTGCTCATCCAAAAACATTTTAAAAACCTTTCAGAAGACGTGAATTTAGCAATTGTCACTCAGTTGGAATTAAGACAGTCGAATAAAGAATTGCGCCTTAGAATTAATGATGTGTTAAGAGGCTATTTAAATTTAATCGATCAGATCATTATTGAAGGAAAAGAGAACGGCGAATTCCTGCCTGATTTAAATAATTTACTTGCCAGGCAGATGATCTTTGGAACGATTGACGAAACAGTGACGACTTGGGTCATGAATGAGCAAAAGTACTCTCTTCCTGACCTTGCACCAGACGTTCACCGCCTCCTAATTGGCGGCTGTGGCCTGAAAAGTTAA
- a CDS encoding CvpA family protein, whose protein sequence is MLDLAILAILLIGLLIGLKRGFILQMVHMTGFIVAFIVAYVFYGDLAPNLKLWIPFPTMGDSSTLNMFFDTVGLDTAYYNAIAFAIIFFAAKILWQMIGSMLNFITHLPILKQLNRWGGGILGFLEVYLIMFIILYIAAMLPMDSIQKPLTGSFLAESIVKHTPFLSEQVKELWFNDVKQS, encoded by the coding sequence ATGCTTGATTTAGCAATTCTGGCCATTCTTTTAATCGGTTTATTAATCGGTTTAAAGCGTGGCTTCATTTTACAAATGGTTCATATGACAGGGTTCATTGTAGCCTTCATCGTCGCTTATGTATTTTACGGAGATCTTGCTCCCAATTTGAAATTGTGGATTCCGTTCCCAACGATGGGTGATTCCTCGACCCTTAATATGTTTTTCGATACAGTCGGGCTTGATACGGCGTATTACAATGCAATTGCCTTTGCAATCATTTTCTTTGCTGCCAAGATCCTTTGGCAAATGATAGGATCCATGCTCAATTTCATTACCCACCTACCGATATTAAAGCAGCTGAATCGCTGGGGTGGAGGGATATTGGGGTTTCTCGAAGTCTATCTTATCATGTTTATTATATTATATATAGCTGCCATGCTGCCAATGGATTCCATCCAGAAACCATTAACTGGCTCATTTTTGGCAGAATCGATCGTGAAACATACGCCGTTCCTTTCCGAGCAAGTGAAGGAACTTTGGTTTAATGATGTAAAACAATCTTAA
- the rnhC gene encoding ribonuclease HIII, which produces MSHVVLLISPEQIKAMKSHYSSSLAAKLPPGSIFSAKPPLCTVTAYKSGKVLFQGKNAELEAVKWQKGTTAAAQKKKTASSASVKAHRYSPPANIGTMSVIGSDEVGTGDYFGPITVVAVYAKKEQLSLLKELGVQDSKNLKDPQIIEIAKQIKDVVPFSLLTCDNPKYNALQAKGMSQGKMKALLHNQAIKNLMQKIQPEQAEAVLIDQFAQPEVFFNYLKGQELFQANATYLCTKAEGIHLGVAAASIIARYAFVKRFDLLSEKAGFKIPKGAGFAVDEAAARLIHEKGIDSLHEFTKTHFANTEKAKRLYQQKYQK; this is translated from the coding sequence ATGTCCCATGTTGTTTTACTTATCAGTCCTGAACAAATAAAGGCTATGAAGTCCCATTATTCTTCATCCTTGGCCGCCAAGCTGCCGCCGGGGAGCATCTTTTCCGCAAAACCGCCGCTATGTACGGTGACGGCCTATAAATCCGGGAAGGTCCTTTTTCAAGGTAAGAATGCCGAACTAGAAGCGGTAAAATGGCAAAAAGGTACCACCGCTGCGGCTCAAAAGAAAAAAACGGCATCCTCTGCATCAGTCAAGGCCCATCGATATTCGCCGCCTGCAAATATCGGAACCATGTCAGTGATCGGTTCCGATGAGGTCGGAACAGGAGACTATTTCGGCCCGATCACCGTCGTAGCCGTATATGCAAAAAAGGAACAACTCTCACTCTTGAAGGAGCTTGGAGTCCAGGATTCCAAAAATCTGAAAGATCCACAGATCATCGAAATTGCCAAACAGATTAAGGATGTAGTGCCCTTCAGCCTGCTCACATGCGACAACCCGAAATATAATGCGCTGCAGGCAAAGGGAATGTCACAAGGAAAAATGAAGGCACTCCTCCATAACCAGGCAATCAAGAATCTCATGCAAAAAATCCAGCCGGAACAAGCGGAAGCGGTCCTTATTGATCAATTCGCTCAACCAGAGGTATTTTTCAATTACCTCAAAGGCCAAGAACTATTCCAGGCCAATGCCACCTATCTATGTACAAAAGCGGAAGGCATTCATCTTGGAGTAGCAGCCGCATCCATCATTGCCCGATATGCATTCGTCAAACGCTTTGACTTGCTGAGTGAAAAAGCCGGATTCAAAATTCCTAAAGGTGCCGGATTTGCAGTCGATGAAGCGGCCGCAAGATTGATTCATGAAAAAGGAATCGATTCATTACACGAATTCACGAAAACCCACTTCGCCAACACAGAAAAAGCGAAGCGACTATATCAACAGAAATATCAAAAATAG
- the polX gene encoding DNA polymerase/3'-5' exonuclease PolX, whose protein sequence is MTINKKDIIKLLEKIAIYMELKGENPFKVSAFRKAAGALETDERSLSAIADFTALNGIGKGTASVIEEYINEGKSTVLEELQEQVPKGLIPLLQLQGLGGKKIAKLHKELHVNDVNDLKIACEEGRVAALAGFGKKTEEKILSAIAEAGSRPDRLPLAFMRPIADDIETALANMEYIIRSSRAGSIRRMRETIKDLDFIISTDHPEEVKDQLLALTGIKQVIAAGDTKVSVVLDYEYDISVDFRIVKDQEFITTLHHFTGSKDHNVRMRQLAKDRGEKISEYGVEVAETGDVLTFETEEQFYNHFGLPFIPPELREDGTEVEHYDANEPLISLEAIKGDLHMHTTWSDGAHTIEEMIEACRAKGYRYMAITDHSQYLKVANGLTAERLREQKRIIHELNEKYADFTVLSGIEMDILPDGTLDYDDELLAEMDLVIASIHSSFSQPRETIMERLKTALNNPHVDIIAHPTGRIIGRRAGYDVDIEMLIELARETNTALELNANPNRLDLAPPHLRKAQEAGVPIVINTDAHSIDMLEHMPVGVSSAKKGWIKESTVLNARDTDGLLAFLKRND, encoded by the coding sequence ATGACAATTAATAAAAAAGATATCATTAAACTATTAGAAAAAATTGCAATATATATGGAACTAAAAGGAGAGAACCCGTTCAAGGTTTCAGCTTTCCGAAAGGCAGCTGGCGCCTTGGAAACGGACGAACGGAGCCTTTCAGCCATCGCTGACTTTACCGCTTTAAATGGAATCGGGAAAGGAACGGCCTCCGTCATCGAAGAGTATATAAATGAGGGGAAATCGACCGTACTTGAAGAGCTGCAGGAGCAGGTGCCAAAAGGATTGATTCCGCTTCTGCAGCTTCAAGGTCTGGGCGGGAAGAAAATTGCCAAGCTTCATAAAGAGCTGCATGTCAATGATGTGAATGATCTTAAAATCGCCTGTGAAGAAGGCAGGGTCGCGGCGCTTGCCGGTTTCGGCAAAAAAACGGAAGAGAAGATCCTGTCTGCAATTGCCGAGGCGGGTTCAAGGCCCGATCGGCTGCCCCTTGCCTTCATGAGGCCGATTGCGGATGATATTGAAACGGCCCTTGCTAACATGGAATACATCATCCGTTCTTCCAGGGCCGGCAGCATCCGGCGTATGAGGGAAACCATCAAGGACCTCGATTTCATCATCTCGACAGATCATCCCGAAGAAGTTAAGGATCAACTGCTTGCATTAACGGGGATAAAGCAGGTGATTGCGGCCGGTGATACAAAAGTATCGGTCGTGCTTGATTATGAATATGATATTTCTGTCGATTTCCGAATCGTGAAGGATCAGGAATTTATCACGACACTCCATCATTTTACAGGTTCGAAGGATCATAATGTGCGGATGCGCCAGCTTGCTAAAGATCGCGGCGAGAAAATCAGCGAATATGGGGTGGAAGTGGCTGAAACCGGTGATGTATTGACGTTTGAAACGGAAGAACAATTTTATAATCATTTTGGTCTTCCCTTCATTCCGCCAGAACTGCGTGAAGACGGAACGGAAGTGGAGCATTATGATGCTAATGAACCTCTCATATCTTTAGAGGCCATCAAAGGTGACCTGCATATGCATACCACATGGAGTGATGGGGCCCATACGATTGAAGAAATGATTGAAGCATGCCGTGCAAAAGGGTATCGGTATATGGCCATCACCGATCATTCGCAATATCTGAAAGTGGCGAACGGCTTGACCGCGGAACGTTTACGTGAACAAAAACGTATCATCCATGAACTAAATGAAAAATACGCTGACTTTACCGTTCTTTCAGGGATTGAGATGGATATACTTCCTGATGGGACCCTTGATTATGACGATGAGCTGCTTGCAGAGATGGATTTGGTGATCGCATCGATTCACTCAAGCTTTTCACAGCCTAGGGAAACGATCATGGAGCGCTTAAAAACGGCTCTGAATAATCCTCATGTAGATATCATTGCCCATCCAACGGGAAGGATCATCGGCAGACGAGCCGGATATGATGTTGATATAGAGATGCTGATCGAACTGGCCCGTGAAACGAATACTGCCTTGGAATTGAATGCGAACCCGAACCGATTGGATTTGGCACCTCCCCATCTGCGCAAGGCACAGGAAGCAGGCGTTCCGATCGTGATCAATACGGATGCCCACAGCATCGACATGCTTGAACATATGCCTGTTGGGGTCTCATCAGCTAAAAAAGGCTGGATTAAAGAATCAACGGTTCTTAATGCAAGGGATACGGATGGATTATTGGCGTTTTTAAAGAGAAATGATTAA
- a CDS encoding endonuclease MutS2, translating into MHNKALKTLEFHKIKEQLISHASSSIGKEKAKQLMPSTDFEEVSRWQEETDESAKIVRLKGNMPLGGIFDIRPHAKRAQIGGMLSPMELMELASTIRAGRILSRFFEELAEQEIDVPLLAEYIDSLHPLIDLQQEITYAISEHGEVMDSASDKLRTLRNQIRTNESRVREKLESMIRSSNASTMLSDAIITIRNDRFVIPVKQEYRSVYGGIIHDQSSSGQTLFIEPQAIVQLNNALQETRVKETQEIERILVELSEKVGAYTPELLHNVKVLAQIDFLVAKAKYAKAIKGSKPILNNEGRVKLFKAKHPLIPSDVVVANDIFLGDEFTTIVITGPNTGGKTVTLKTIGLCTLMAQSGLQIPALDGSETAVFSSVYADIGDEQSIEQSLSTFSSHMVNIVDILKHVDYDSLVLFDELGAGTDPQEGAALAISILDEVYKRGARVIATTHYPELKAYGYDREGVINASVEFNVETLSPTYKLLIGVPGRSNAFEISKRLGLEESVISSARSHIGEDTNKVENMIASLEDSRKKAEEEEQEAKNHLEQAEILHKDLQRQIGEYHEERDAMVEKAAKEAAAIVENAQKEAEAIIADLRKLRLEKHADVKEHELIDAKKRLEEAAPKVKKTSNKAARPLDKSLKPGDEVKVVSFGQKGHLIEKVSNNEWQVQIGIMKMKVKESDLEFIKATKVKETKPLTTIKGRDYHVSVELDLRGERFENAISRVEKYIDDALLAGYSSVSIIHGKGTGALRSGVQEYLKNHRSVKRIRFGEAGEGGTGVTVVEFK; encoded by the coding sequence ATGCATAATAAAGCTTTAAAGACATTGGAATTTCATAAAATAAAAGAACAATTAATTTCACACGCATCCTCATCCATAGGAAAAGAAAAGGCAAAGCAATTGATGCCTTCCACGGATTTTGAAGAGGTGTCGAGATGGCAGGAAGAAACAGATGAGTCAGCCAAAATCGTCCGGTTGAAAGGTAACATGCCATTGGGCGGGATTTTTGATATCCGTCCGCATGCAAAAAGGGCACAGATTGGCGGAATGCTCTCACCGATGGAATTGATGGAACTTGCGAGTACGATTCGTGCCGGCAGGATCCTCAGCCGTTTCTTTGAAGAACTTGCAGAGCAGGAAATTGATGTTCCGCTTTTGGCCGAATATATCGATTCCCTTCATCCATTGATAGATTTGCAGCAGGAAATTACGTATGCAATAAGCGAACATGGTGAAGTGATGGATTCTGCCAGCGACAAGCTTCGTACCTTAAGAAACCAAATTCGGACGAACGAAAGCCGCGTCAGGGAAAAACTAGAAAGCATGATCCGTTCTTCAAATGCATCAACAATGTTATCCGATGCCATCATCACCATCCGGAATGACCGATTCGTCATCCCGGTAAAACAGGAATACCGGAGTGTGTATGGCGGGATCATCCATGATCAATCCTCATCAGGGCAGACGCTGTTCATTGAACCGCAAGCAATCGTACAGCTGAATAATGCCCTGCAGGAAACCCGAGTGAAGGAAACGCAGGAGATAGAACGGATATTGGTCGAACTATCGGAAAAAGTCGGTGCGTACACACCTGAATTGCTTCATAATGTCAAAGTGCTTGCACAAATCGATTTCCTTGTCGCCAAGGCAAAGTATGCAAAAGCGATAAAAGGGTCCAAGCCGATTCTGAATAATGAGGGACGCGTGAAATTATTCAAAGCGAAACACCCGCTCATTCCGAGTGATGTTGTCGTGGCCAATGATATTTTTCTTGGTGATGAATTTACGACAATCGTCATCACCGGTCCGAATACAGGTGGTAAGACGGTTACCCTGAAAACGATTGGCCTCTGTACGTTAATGGCCCAGTCCGGTCTGCAAATCCCTGCGCTGGATGGTTCCGAAACGGCTGTGTTTTCCTCTGTTTATGCCGATATTGGCGATGAACAGTCGATTGAACAAAGCTTAAGTACATTCTCTTCGCATATGGTCAATATTGTCGATATCCTTAAGCATGTCGATTATGACAGCCTTGTTTTATTCGATGAGCTTGGAGCGGGAACTGACCCACAGGAAGGTGCCGCTTTGGCCATTTCCATTTTGGATGAAGTGTATAAGCGCGGAGCACGTGTGATTGCAACGACACATTATCCGGAATTAAAGGCGTATGGATATGATCGGGAAGGCGTCATTAATGCAAGCGTCGAATTTAATGTGGAAACCTTGAGTCCCACCTATAAACTTTTGATCGGTGTACCAGGTAGGAGTAATGCGTTTGAAATTTCCAAACGTCTTGGTTTGGAAGAAAGCGTGATAAGCAGCGCCCGCAGCCATATTGGTGAGGATACGAATAAAGTTGAGAATATGATAGCGTCCCTTGAAGACAGCCGCAAAAAGGCCGAAGAAGAAGAACAGGAAGCCAAGAATCACCTGGAACAGGCGGAAATACTTCATAAAGACCTTCAAAGGCAAATTGGTGAATACCATGAAGAACGGGATGCGATGGTTGAAAAGGCAGCAAAAGAGGCAGCGGCAATCGTTGAAAATGCACAAAAGGAAGCGGAAGCGATTATTGCCGACTTACGTAAACTGCGACTTGAAAAGCATGCCGATGTTAAAGAGCATGAACTGATCGATGCCAAAAAGCGGCTTGAAGAAGCAGCGCCAAAAGTGAAAAAAACATCAAATAAAGCTGCAAGGCCGCTGGATAAAAGCTTGAAACCTGGAGATGAAGTAAAGGTCGTAAGCTTCGGTCAAAAAGGTCACTTGATCGAGAAGGTCTCAAATAATGAATGGCAGGTTCAAATCGGCATCATGAAAATGAAGGTGAAGGAGTCTGACCTGGAATTCATCAAGGCCACAAAAGTAAAAGAAACAAAGCCACTCACCACGATCAAAGGCCGCGATTATCACGTTAGCGTCGAACTTGACCTCCGTGGAGAACGCTTTGAAAATGCAATATCAAGAGTGGAAAAGTACATTGATGATGCTCTTTTGGCCGGTTATTCGAGTGTTTCCATCATTCATGGTAAAGGAACGGGTGCTCTTCGGTCCGGGGTCCAGGAATACTTGAAAAATCACCGCTCTGTCAAAAGGATTCGCTTCGGCGAAGCCGGTGAAGGCGGAACAGGTGTTACGGTGGTGGAATTTAAATAA
- a CDS encoding enoyl-CoA hydratase yields the protein MEYLKLSVENHVAFITIDHAPANALSSAIIGELSQAFDHIGKDEAVRVVLIHGEGRFFSAGADIKEFTEVENGEAFEKLTKNGQSVFEKIESFPKPVIAAIHGAALGGGLELAMACHIRLVTERAKLGLPELQLGLIPGFAGTQRLPRYVGMAKAAEMLFTSEPISGTQAVQCGLANHAFTDEELIPKAKELAHKIAKKSPMALKSAIELLNYSKHDSYHKGVEREAALFSQAFDTADAQEGISAFIEKREAVFKGK from the coding sequence ATGGAATATCTTAAGCTTTCTGTCGAAAATCATGTGGCTTTTATAACGATTGATCATGCACCTGCAAATGCGCTTTCTTCGGCTATCATCGGGGAGCTTTCACAGGCCTTCGATCATATTGGGAAAGACGAAGCCGTACGGGTTGTCCTTATTCATGGTGAAGGAAGATTCTTCTCTGCAGGAGCAGACATTAAAGAGTTTACGGAAGTGGAGAACGGGGAAGCTTTCGAGAAGCTGACCAAGAATGGTCAATCTGTATTTGAGAAAATCGAATCTTTTCCAAAACCGGTCATTGCAGCCATCCATGGAGCAGCGCTTGGCGGAGGATTGGAGCTGGCCATGGCCTGTCACATCCGATTGGTCACCGAAAGGGCTAAACTTGGTTTGCCTGAGCTGCAGTTGGGCTTAATCCCTGGATTTGCCGGGACCCAACGTCTTCCTCGTTATGTAGGCATGGCAAAGGCAGCTGAAATGCTGTTTACAAGTGAACCGATTTCAGGTACCCAAGCTGTACAATGCGGATTGGCGAATCATGCCTTTACGGATGAAGAACTGATTCCAAAAGCTAAGGAACTAGCTCATAAAATTGCCAAGAAAAGCCCAATGGCTTTAAAGTCGGCCATTGAGTTATTAAATTATTCTAAGCATGATTCCTATCATAAAGGTGTGGAAAGGGAAGCCGCCCTCTTTAGCCAAGCTTTTGATACCGCTGATGCACAAGAAGGAATCAGCGCTTTCATTGAAAAAAGGGAAGCTGTATTCAAAGGGAAATGA
- the zapA gene encoding cell division protein ZapA produces the protein MSDDKRNKTTVDIYGQPYTIVGTESASHMRLVASMVDEKMREIRMKNPYLDTSKLAVLTAVNTIHEYIKLKDELDQLQLELKREKD, from the coding sequence TTGTCAGACGATAAACGAAATAAAACAACAGTTGATATATACGGACAACCATATACAATCGTCGGCACAGAAAGCGCAAGTCATATGCGCCTGGTCGCTTCGATGGTTGACGAAAAAATGAGAGAGATCAGGATGAAAAATCCATACTTGGATACAAGCAAGCTAGCGGTACTAACGGCCGTGAATACCATCCACGAATATATTAAATTAAAAGATGAACTAGACCAGCTTCAACTGGAATTAAAGAGAGAGAAGGACTGA
- a CDS encoding long-chain-fatty-acid--CoA ligase: protein MSNKPWQAIYPEQIPAVLSYEDKPLYSFLKESAEEFPDKVSIHFQGKELTFREVHESALKFAAYLKSIGLQKGERVAVMLPNCPQGVIGFFGILMAGGVVVQTNPTYTERELEYQMKDSGAKIILAMDILFPRVAAVASRTDIEHIIVTAIKEYLPFPKNLIYPFIQKKQYGIVINVEHEGNHHLFSEIMKRKMTEEVTVPVDVDNDLALLQYTGGTTGFPKGVMLTHKNLLANTKMCNAWLYKNKRGEERILAILPFFHVYGMTTVLVLSVMEGNTMIIMPKFDVEATLKTIQKQKPTMFPGAPTMYIGLLNHPDIAKYDLSSINACISGSASLPIEVQEQFEKITGGKLVEGYGLSETSPVTHANFIWDQPRVKGSIGLPWPDTDSAILSLETFEELPPNEIGEIAIKGPQVMQGYWNRPDETENTFKNGWLLTGDLGYMDEQGFFFVVERKKDTIIAGGFNIYPREVEEVLYEHEAIQEVVVAGIPDPYRGETVKAYVVLKKNARATEEELNEFARKNLASYKVPRSYEFRDELPKTTIGKILRRVLIEEEKKKISEERKEA, encoded by the coding sequence ATGAGCAATAAGCCATGGCAAGCTATTTATCCGGAACAGATACCCGCTGTTTTGTCTTACGAAGATAAACCTCTTTATTCTTTTTTAAAGGAATCAGCCGAAGAATTCCCCGATAAAGTATCGATTCATTTCCAGGGAAAAGAATTAACTTTCCGGGAAGTGCATGAATCTGCTTTAAAGTTTGCTGCCTATTTAAAAAGTATCGGTCTTCAAAAAGGTGAACGTGTTGCCGTCATGCTTCCTAACTGCCCACAGGGTGTCATAGGCTTTTTTGGGATATTGATGGCCGGCGGAGTCGTGGTTCAAACGAATCCAACCTATACCGAACGTGAATTAGAATATCAAATGAAAGATTCCGGAGCTAAAATAATTTTGGCGATGGATATTTTATTTCCCCGTGTTGCAGCAGTGGCATCAAGAACGGATATAGAACATATAATTGTAACCGCTATCAAGGAATATTTACCTTTTCCAAAAAATCTTATCTATCCTTTTATTCAAAAAAAGCAATACGGCATTGTCATCAATGTGGAGCATGAAGGGAATCATCATTTATTTTCCGAAATCATGAAACGAAAGATGACTGAAGAAGTCACTGTGCCGGTCGATGTGGATAATGACCTTGCCCTTTTGCAATATACTGGTGGGACAACAGGCTTTCCCAAAGGGGTCATGCTTACCCATAAGAACTTGCTGGCAAATACGAAAATGTGCAATGCCTGGCTTTATAAAAATAAGCGCGGTGAGGAAAGGATCCTTGCGATTCTGCCTTTCTTCCATGTGTACGGTATGACTACAGTCTTGGTTCTTTCCGTCATGGAAGGGAACACCATGATCATCATGCCAAAGTTCGATGTCGAAGCGACGCTTAAAACCATCCAAAAACAGAAACCGACCATGTTTCCAGGAGCGCCAACGATGTATATCGGCCTCTTGAACCATCCGGATATCGCTAAATATGACCTTTCTTCCATCAATGCCTGTATAAGCGGTTCTGCATCATTGCCCATAGAGGTTCAAGAGCAGTTTGAGAAAATTACCGGCGGGAAGCTTGTAGAAGGCTATGGACTTTCTGAAACCTCACCGGTGACCCATGCTAATTTCATTTGGGATCAGCCGCGTGTAAAAGGAAGCATTGGGCTGCCGTGGCCGGATACTGACTCAGCGATTCTGTCCCTGGAAACCTTTGAAGAGCTACCTCCGAATGAAATAGGCGAAATTGCCATAAAAGGACCACAGGTAATGCAAGGATATTGGAACCGTCCGGATGAAACGGAAAACACCTTTAAAAATGGCTGGCTGCTTACAGGAGATCTGGGTTATATGGATGAGCAGGGGTTCTTTTTTGTGGTCGAGAGGAAAAAGGATACAATCATTGCGGGCGGTTTCAATATATATCCACGAGAGGTGGAGGAAGTGCTATACGAGCATGAGGCCATACAGGAAGTGGTTGTTGCAGGTATCCCTGACCCCTATCGCGGTGAGACCGTTAAGGCCTATGTCGTACTGAAAAAAAATGCCAGGGCCACTGAAGAGGAATTGAATGAATTTGCCAGAAAGAACCTGGCTTCCTATAAGGTGCCGCGCAGCTATGAATTCAGGGATGAACTTCCTAAAACGACGATAGGAAAGATCCTGAGAAGAGTCCTTATCGAGGAAGAAAAGAAAAAAATATCCGAGGAAAGAAAAGAAGCTTAA
- a CDS encoding DUF350 domain-containing protein, which produces MVNMWENEYVYIAARYSVVILCMIVFLAIFELVTKYKNWEEIKQGNLSVALATGGKIFGIAYVFQQSILHQNSLITMIGWGVYGFVLLLIGYFIFEFMTPGFKIDEEIQKDNRAVGFLSMIISIALSFVIGAGIS; this is translated from the coding sequence ATGGTGAACATGTGGGAAAATGAATATGTATATATAGCTGCTCGTTACAGTGTCGTTATTCTGTGCATGATTGTTTTTTTAGCCATTTTTGAACTTGTCACAAAGTACAAGAACTGGGAGGAAATCAAACAAGGAAACCTTTCTGTCGCGTTGGCAACAGGTGGTAAAATATTTGGGATCGCCTATGTATTCCAACAGTCCATTCTCCATCAGAATTCGCTTATTACCATGATTGGCTGGGGCGTATACGGATTTGTCCTGCTATTGATCGGTTATTTCATTTTTGAATTTATGACTCCTGGATTTAAAATAGATGAAGAGATACAAAAAGATAATCGGGCAGTTGGATTCCTATCGATGATCATATCAATCGCATTATCTTTTGTCATCGGCGCAGGGATTTCTTAA